From the Carassius gibelio isolate Cgi1373 ecotype wild population from Czech Republic chromosome B25, carGib1.2-hapl.c, whole genome shotgun sequence genome, one window contains:
- the ckap5 gene encoding cytoskeleton-associated protein 5 isoform X2: MGDDSEWMKLPIDQKCEHKIWKARLNGYEEALKLFQKIEDEKSPEWGKYLGLIKKFVTDSNAVAQLKGLEAALAFIENAHVAGKTAGEVVSGVVGKVFNQPKARAKELGADICLTYIEIEKAEVVQDELIKGLDNKNPKIVVACIETLRKALCEFGSKIITLKPVVKVLPKLFESREKAVRDEAKLLAVEIYRWIRDALRTPLQNINSVQLKELEEEWVKLPTAAPKQTRFLRSQQDLKAKFEQQQAAGGDEADGDDDDEVDAAPVDPYELLEAVEILSKLPKDFYEKIEAKKWQERKEALEAVEALTKNPKLESGDYGDLARALKKVIGKDANVMLVAMAAKCLAGLATGLRKKFGTYAGHVVPTILEKFKEKKPQVVQALQEAIDAVFLTTTLQNISEDVLAVMDNKNPSIKQQASLFLARSFRHCTPSTLPKSVLKPFCAAFLKQVNDSAPEVRDAAFEALGTALKVVGEKAVNPFLADVDKLKLDKIKECADKVELVGKKGGGGGAGGEKKVKAAAKAPPPVEAPAKPSGPPKKAAPAKAAGPPKKGKPASAPSAKSKKASETKEIVETELSPEVCEEKAAAVLPASCMQLLDSGNWKERLASMEEFQRAVEQMDKSEMPCQALVKMLAKKPGWKETNFQVMQMKLHIVGLIAQKGSFSKTSALVVLDGLVDKIGDVKCGSNAKEALTAIGEACSLPWTAEQVVSMAFTQKNPKNQAETLNWLANAMKEFGFAGINVKAFISNVKTALGATNPAVRTSAITLLGVMYLYMGAPLRMFFEDEKPALLSQIDAEFEKMQGQSPPAPIRGTKKAGAEEEGDAAEEVEVDGGAGDIMDLLPRTDISDKITSDMVSKISDKNWKIRKEGLDEVAAVISEAKFIQANIGELPMALKGRLSDSNKLLVQQALNILQQIATAMGPSLKQHVKNLGIPIITVLGDSKSNVRAAALSTLNVWVEQTGMKEWLEGEDLSEELKKENPFLRQEMLGWLAEKLPTLRTVPADLMLCVPHLYACLEDRSGDVRKKAQDALPTFMMHLGYEKMSKAAGKLKPASKDQVVGMLEKARAVMPAKPAAPAKAAASKPPASSAPAAKPAPAPARNQSPIEDFSEPEPKPDTKKAKPAGPAAKKGVVGKKPPVKAGAKDEEDKSGPIFILVPNGKEQRIKEEKALKILKWNFITPRDEYVEQLKTQMSTCLPKWLQDELFHFDFQRHVKAIGAMIEHMEAECEAVIGCLDLILKWFTLRFFDTNTSVLMKALEFLKLLFTMLSRKNYQLNDYEASSFIPYLILKVGESKDVVRKDVRAILTILCKVYAASKVFPFLMEGTKSKNSKQRCECLEELGCLIENFGMNVCQPTPAKALKEIGVHIGDRDTTVRNAALNTVLAAYNACGDQVFKLIGNLSEKEMSMLEERIKRSAKKTPAASAKQERPQREHPTNPNSTLLRKPAQEEVPNKLRIMYRTYRIQARAQNAHLEQSAPSIPKEFQLDLEVFENNHTCASDIPDLVQHKLDEVLEPVMIPERKLRSVSPHFDDIHNSSASTINFVISQVASGDINTSIQALAQIDEVLRQADKAEAMSGHIDQFLIATFMQLRLIYNTHMADDRLDKKDIFKLYSCIIGNMLSLFSIESLAREASMGVLKDLMHGLITLMLDSRVEDIEDGQQLIRSVNLLVVRVLEKSDQTNILSALLVLLQDSLISTAGSPMFSELVMKCLWRMIRFLPQTINSINLDRILLDVHNFMKVFPKEKLKQLKSDVPHRTLKTLLHTLCRLTGAKILDHMSMIENRNESELEAHLRRVVKHSANLSGLKSDKSTEKGALRSDDKVIKAKVSDILSEIFKKIGSKENTKEGLTELYEYKQKYSDADLEPFLRNTSQFFQSYVERGLRMIESEREGKGRIQTSTVIPQHSTDSYLPSSSTVPISSNGEDLNAAAYYERLKILRQRRGLENSTPEEDRPPLSSLRPSVASSTDMLHSKLSQLKESREHFQQEQSHSRSPSRSSSPASNLDDLKKRLERIKSNRQ, translated from the exons ATGGGGGATGACAGTGAATGGATGAAGTTACCCATCGACCAGAAATGTGAACACAAG ATTTGGAAAGCGAGATTAAATGGATACGAGGAAGCATTGAAGCTCTTCCAGAAGATAGAAGATGAGAAGAGCCCAGAATGGGGCAAATACCTTGGACTTATCAAGAAATTTGTAACAGATTCAAATGCCGTAGCCCAACTCAAAGGACTGGAGGCAGCACTTGCTTTTATCGAGAATGCACACGTGGCTGGCAA GACAGCAGGAGAAGTGGTTTCTGGTGTGGTCGGCAAAGTCTTCAACCAGCCCAAAGCGCGAGCCAAGGAGCTGGGAGCTGATATCTGTCTCACTTACATAGAGATTGAGAAAGCAGAGGTGGTCCAGGATGAGCTGATCAAAGGACTGGATAACAAGAATCCCAAGATTGTTGTCGCTTGCATTGAGACGCTAAGGAAAGCACTTTG tgAATTTGGATCGAAGATCATAACTCTCAAGCCTGTTGTGAAAGTGTTGCCAAAATTGTTTGAGTCTCGAGAAAAGGCAGTTCGAGATGAGGCCAAATTGCTGGCGGTGGAGATCTATAGATGGATCCGTGATGCGCTGCGGACTCCCCTCCAGAATATTAACTCTGTACAG TTGAAAGAGTTGGAGGAAGAATGGGTCAAACTGCCAACTGCAGCTCCTAAGCAGACCAGGTTCTTGCGCTCTCAGCAGGACCTTAAGGCCAAGTTTGAACAACAGCAGGCTGCAGGAGGAGATGAGGCAGACG GAGACGATGATGATGAGGTTGACGCTGCTCCGGTGGATCCTTATGAGCTTTTGGAAGCTGTCGAGATCCTTTCTAAACTTCCTAAAGACTTTTATGAGAAAATT GAAGCAAAAAAATGGCAGGAGAGGAAGGAAGCGTTGGAGGCAGTGGAGGCTTTGACTAAGAACCCAAAACTAGAGAGCGGAGACTATGGGGACCTGGCTCGAGCGTTAAAGAAG GTTATTGGGAAAGATGCCAATGTGATGCTAGTGGCCATGGCAGCCAAATGCTTGGCTGGACTGGCAACAGGATTGAGGAAAAAGTTTGGGACATATGCAGGTCAT gtgGTGCCAACCATCTTGGAGAAGTTCAAGGAGAAGAAACCTCAGGTGGTTCAGGCCTTGCAGGAAGCCATTGATGCAGTCTTCCTTACT ACAACCTTGCAAAATATCAGTGAGGATGTTCTGGCAGTGATGGACAACAAGAACCCGTCCATCAAGCAACAGGCTTCACTGTTCCTCGCCAGAAGCTTCCGTCACTGCACCCCGAGCACATTGCCAAAAAGCGTTCTGAAGCCCTTCTGTGCAGCGTTCCTCAAG CAAGTGAATGATTCTGCTCCGGAGGTTAGAGATGCTGCTTTTGAGGCTTTGGGGACGGCCTTGAAGGTAGTTGGGGAGAAAGCAGTTAACCCATTCCTGGCTGACGTTGATAAACTCAAGTTGGACAAG ATAAAAGAATGTGCTGATAAAGTGGAGCTTGTTGGAAAGAAAGGAGGTGGTGGTGGCGCTGGAGGAGAGAAGAAAGTGAAAGCTGCTGCAAAAGCACCTCCACCTGTTGAAGCACCTGCCAAACCATCTGGGCCTCCTAAGAAAGCTGCTCCTGCAAAG GCTGCAGGACCTCCCAAGAAGGGCAAACCTGCCTCTGCCCCAAGTGCAAAGTCCAAGAAAGCTTCagagacaaaggagattgttgagACGGAGTTATCG CCTGAAGTTTGTGAGGAGAAGGCTGCCGCTGTGCTCCCAGCCTCCTGTATGCAGCTGCTGGACAGCGGTAACTGGAAGGAGAGACTTGCTAGCATGGAAGAGTTTCAGAGG GCTGTGGAGCAGATGGACAAATCTGAAATGCCGTGCCAGGCATTAGTCAAGATGCTAGCTAAGAAACCTGGATGGAAAGAGACCAACTTTCAG GTTATGCAAATGAAACTCCACATTGTGGGCTTAATTGCACAAAAGGGATCATTCTCAAAGACATCAGCATTGGTGGTTCTGGATGGTCTGGTTGATAAGATTGGAGATGTGAAGTGTGGAAGTAATGCTAAAGAGGCTCTCACTGCGATTGGGGAGGCCTGTTCTCTGCCGTGGACTGCTGAGCAG GTTGTCTCTATGGCTTTCACTCAGAAAAACCCTAAAAACCAAGCCGAGACTTTGAATTGGTTGGCCAATGCCATGAAGGAGTTTGGATTTGCAGG AATAAATGTCAAGGCGTTCATCAGCAATGTCAAAACTGCTCTGGGTGCCACAAATCCT GCTGTGAGGACATCAGCGATCACTCTGTTGGGAGTCATGTATCTGTACATGGGCGCTCCTCTTCGTATGTTCTTTGAAGACGAAAAACCAGCCCTCCTTTCACAGATTGATGCAGAGTTTGAAAAG ATGCAGGGTCAGTCTCCTCCCGCCCCCATCCGTGGCACCAAAAAAGCAGGAGCAGAAGAGGAGGGAgatgctgctgaagaagtggagGTGGACGGTGGAGCCGGAGACATCATGGACTTGCTGCCCAGAACTGATATCAG TGATAAAATCACATCGGACATGGTGTCAAAGATCAGCGACAAGAACTGGAAGATAAGGAAGGAGGGGCTTGATGAGGTGGCAGCAGTCATTTCTGAGGCCAAATTCATCCAGGCCAACATCGGTGAGCTGCCGATGGCACTGAAGGGTCGTCTCAGTGATTCCAACAAACTACTg GTCCAGCAGGCTCTCAATATTCTGCAGCAGATCGCCACTGCCATGGGTCCCTCTCTCAAGCAGCATGTCAAGAATCTGGGAATTCCAATTATTACGGTTCTTGGTGATAGCAAG TCCAACGTCCGTGCTGCTGCCTTGTCAACGCTGAACGTATGGGTGGAGCAGACTGGAATGAAGGAGTGGCTTGAAGGAGAGGACCTATCAGAAGAGCTCAAGAAGGAAAACCCCTTCCTCAGACAGGAA aTGTTGGGCTGGCTTGCTGAGAAGCTGCCCACACTGCGTACGGTGCCCGCAGACCTTATGCTGTGCGTGCCTCACCTGTACGCCTGCCTGGAGGACCGCAGCGGCGATGTGCGCAAGAAAGCTCAGGATGCGCTTCCCACCTTCATGATGCACCTGGGCTATGAGAAGATGAGCAAGGCTGCCGGCAAATTAAAG CCAGCCTCAAAGGACCAGGTGGTCGGCATGCTGGAGAAGGCCAGGGCCGTGATGCCAGCCAAGCCTGCAGCTCCTGCCAAAGCTGCAGCTTCCAAACCTCCCGCCTCCAGCGCCCCTGCTGCCAAACCAGCCCCAG ctCCAGCCAGGAACCAAAGTCCCATTGAAGATTTCAGTGAACCTGAACCCAAACCAGACACTAAGAAAGCTAAACCAGCAGGTCCTGCAGCTAAAAAG GGTGTTGTGGGTAAGAAACCTCCAGTTAAGGCTGGTGCAAAAGATGAGGAGGACAAATCTGGCCCCATCTTCATCCTCGTTCCCAATGGCAAAGAGCAGAGGATCAAGGAAGAGAAGGCATTGAAG ATTCTCAAGTGGAACTTCATCACTCCTCGTGATGAGTATGTGGAGCAGCTGAAGACACAAATGTCCACATGTCTGCCCAAGTGGCTGCAAGATGAACTTTTCCACTTTGACTTTCAACGCCATGTAAAAGCTATTGGAGCCATGATTGAG CACATGGAGGCCGAGTGTGAGGCTGTGATTGGCTGTCTAGATCTGATATTAAAGTGGTTCACTTTACGATTCTTTGACACAAACACCAGTGTGCTGATGAAAGCCCTGGAGTTCCTAAAGCTGCTCTTCACCATGCTGAGCAGGAAGAACTACCAGCTCAATGACTATGAGGCCTCCTCTTTCATCCCCTACCTGATCCTCAAG GTTGGCGAGTCAAAGGATGTGGTGCGTAAAGATGTCAGAGCTATTCTGACAATTCTGTGTAAAGTCTATGCGGCCAGTAAAGTCTTCCCTTTCCTTATGGAAGGGACCAAATCAAAGAACTCCAAGCAGAGATGTG AATGTCTTGAAGAGCTCGGCTGCCTGATTGAGAACTTTGGTATGAATGTGTGCCAGCCAACTCCAGCCAAAGCACTTAAAGAAATCGGCGTTCACATCGGAGACCGTGACACCACAGTCCGCAACGCTGCGCTCAATACAGTCTTGGCCGCCTACAACGCCTGTGGAGACCAAGTCTTTAAACTCATTGGCAAT cTGTCTGAGAAAGAAATGAGCATGCTGGAGGAGAGAATCAAACGTTCAGCCAAGAAAACACCTGCAGCATCAGCCAAACAGGAGCGACCTCAGAGAGAGCATCCCACCAATCCCAATTCTACTTTATTGCGCAAGCCTGCTCAAGAGGAAGTGCCCAACAAACTCAG AATAATGTATCGCACTTACAGGAT TCAAGCTCGGGCGCAGAACGCTCACTTGGAGCAGTCGGCTCCGTCCATCCCAAAGGAGTTTCAGCTGGATCTGGAGGTGTTCGAGAACAACCACACATGTGCCAGCGACATCCCTGACCTGGTGCAGCACAAACTGGATGAAGTTCTGGAGCCGGTCATGATTCCGGAGCGCAA GTTGCGTTCGGTCTCTCCTCATTTTGATGACATTCACAACAGCAGTGCCTCCACCATCAACTTCGTCATCTCTCAGGTGGCCAGTGGAGACATTAACACCAGTATCCAAGCCTTGGCACAG attgATGAGGTCCTGAGGCAGGCGGACAAAGCGGAAGCCATGTCTGGACACATCGACCAGTTCCTCATCGCCACCTTCATGCAGCTGCGGCTCATTTATAACACGCACATGGCCGACGATCGGCTGGACAAGAAAGACATCTTCAAACTCTACAGCTGCATCATAGGAAACATGCTTTCT CTGTTCTCAATTGAGAGTCTGGCACGGGAGGCCTCCATGGGCGTCCTGAAGGACCTGATGCACGGACTGATCACGCTGATGTTGGACTCCAGAGTGGAGGACATCGAGGACGGACAGCAGCTCATTCGCTCTGTCAACCTGCTCGTGGTTCGAGTGCTAGAGAAATCTGACCAGACCAACATCCTGAG TGCTTTGCTGGTGCTGCTGCAGGACAGTCTTATCAGCACTGCTGGCTCCCCCATGTTCTCTGAACTTGTCATGAAG TGTCTATGGAGAATGATCCGTTTCCTGCCACAGACCATCAACAGTATTAATCTGGACCGCATCCTGCTGGATGTGCACAACTTCATGAAGGTTTTCCCTAAAGAGAAGCTCAAACAGCTGAAGAGTGACGTTCCCCACCGGACGCTGAAGACGCTTCTGCACACGCTCTGCAGGCTCACCGGTGCCAAG ATATTAGATCACATGTCCATGATTGAGAACCGCAACGAGTCGGAACTGGAGGCGCATCTGAGACGGGTGGTCAAGCATTCGGCGAACCTCTCCGGACTCAAGTCTGACAAGAGCACAGAGAAGGGCGCCCTCAGATCG GATGACAAAGTGATCAAGGCCAAGGTGAGCGACATCCTTTCTGAGATCTTCAAAAAGATTGGCTCCAAGGAGAACACTAAAGAG GGTCTGACAGAGCTGTACGAATACAAGCAGAAGTACTCTGATGCAGACCTCGAGCCCTTCTTGAGGAACACGTCTCAGTTTTTCCAGAGTTACGTGGAGCGAGGTCTTCGCATGATTGAGTCGGAGCGTGAAGGAAAAGGCAGAATTCAGACCTCCACAG TTATCCCTCAGCACAGCACAGACTCGTATTTGCCGAGCTCCAGCACTGTACCCATCAGCAGTAATGGAGAAGATCTGAACGCTGCCGCCTACTACGAGAGACTGAAGATCTTACGGCAACGGCGTGGACTTGAGAACTCAACG CCAGAGGAAGACCGCCCTCCACTCAGCTCCCTGAGACCATCGGTGGCGTCCTCCACAGACATGCTCCACAGCAAACTGTCCCAGCTGAAGGAGTCCCGCGAGCACTTCCAGCAGGAGCAGTCGCACTCCCGCAGCCCCAGCCGCTCCTCCTCCCCCGCCTCCAACCTCGACGATCTCAAAAAGAGGCTGGAGAGGATAAAGAGCAACCGCCAGTAG